In Aquimarina sp. TRL1, a single window of DNA contains:
- the rimK gene encoding 30S ribosomal protein S6--L-glutamate ligase: protein MNIKILSRNASLYSTDVLVQAAIKRKHNVQVIDPLNCDLVMEKKKPEIYYRGKKLDHVDAIIPRIGSSITYYGTAVVRQFEMMNVFTTVESQALIRSRDKLRSLQILSKAGLGLPKTVFTNYSRDIDGVIAHVGGAPLIIKLLEGTQGLGVVLAETKNAAESVIEAFNGLQARVIVQEYIKEAKGADIRAFVVDGQVVGAMKRQGKEGEFRSNLHRGGTASVIELTDEEEVMAIKAAKAMKLGVAGVDMLQSERGPLILEVNSSPGLEGIERATGKDIAKTIIRYIERSV from the coding sequence ATGAATATTAAAATTCTATCGCGAAATGCGAGTTTATACTCTACGGATGTATTAGTGCAGGCGGCGATAAAACGAAAGCACAATGTTCAGGTAATTGATCCGCTGAATTGTGATTTGGTAATGGAGAAAAAAAAGCCGGAGATCTATTACAGAGGTAAAAAACTAGATCATGTAGATGCGATCATTCCCAGAATAGGTTCTTCTATAACCTATTATGGAACAGCGGTAGTGCGACAATTCGAAATGATGAATGTATTTACAACTGTAGAATCTCAAGCGCTGATCCGTTCCCGGGATAAATTAAGAAGTTTGCAGATACTGTCTAAAGCAGGACTGGGACTTCCTAAAACGGTATTTACCAACTATTCCAGGGATATTGATGGGGTGATTGCACATGTAGGAGGAGCTCCATTGATTATTAAGTTACTAGAAGGAACTCAGGGGTTAGGAGTAGTGCTTGCAGAGACAAAAAATGCAGCAGAATCCGTAATTGAAGCATTCAATGGATTGCAGGCACGTGTGATTGTGCAAGAGTATATCAAAGAAGCAAAAGGCGCAGATATCCGTGCTTTTGTTGTCGATGGTCAGGTGGTAGGAGCAATGAAACGACAGGGGAAAGAAGGAGAGTTTCGATCCAATCTACACAGAGGAGGAACAGCTTCTGTAATTGAATTAACAGATGAAGAAGAGGTAATGGCGATTAAAGCAGCTAAGGCTATGAAATTAGGAGTTGCTGGAGTAGATATGTTACAAAGTGAAAGAGGGCCTCTTATCTTAGAGGTAAATTCTTCTCCTGGCTTAGAAGGAATAGAAAGAGCCACAGGGAAGGATATAGCAAAAACAATAATTCGTTATATAGAACGAAGCGTATAA
- a CDS encoding TraR/DksA C4-type zinc finger protein translates to MAGDIKARYSDSDLAMFKEIILEKMEKAKKDLELLQSSYKNDGNNGTDDTSPTFKAFEEGSETMSKEANTQLAIRQEKFVRDLKNALLRIENKTYGVCRVTGKLINPERLKLVPHATLSIEAKNMQK, encoded by the coding sequence ATGGCAGGAGACATAAAAGCAAGGTACAGTGATTCAGATCTGGCAATGTTTAAGGAAATCATTCTCGAAAAAATGGAAAAAGCCAAAAAAGATCTGGAATTACTACAAAGCTCATACAAAAATGATGGTAACAACGGAACAGATGATACCTCACCTACTTTCAAAGCCTTTGAAGAAGGAAGTGAGACAATGTCTAAAGAAGCGAATACGCAGTTAGCAATCCGTCAGGAAAAATTTGTACGAGATTTAAAAAACGCCTTATTACGAATCGAAAACAAAACGTATGGTGTCTGTAGAGTAACTGGAAAATTAATTAATCCAGAACGTCTGAAGTTAGTTCCTCATGCCACACTAAGCATTGAGGCAAAAAATATGCAGAAGTAA
- a CDS encoding lipoprotein signal peptidase, translated as MSLKKSILVIILVLLIDQISKIYIKTTFTLHEEVKVFDWFRIIFVENKGMAWGVELPGNYGKLILTLFRLVAITGIAYWLYDSIRKNSAPILTFCIALIFAGAFGNIVDSLFYGLLFNESTAVQVAQFLPEGGGYETLFYGKVVDMIQFPLYNDILPEWIPFIGGTHFSFFDPVFNIADSAISIGVFLLIIFNKKAFPKKEA; from the coding sequence ATGTCATTAAAGAAGTCTATTTTAGTTATAATTTTGGTTCTGTTAATAGATCAAATCTCCAAGATTTACATCAAAACTACTTTTACACTGCATGAAGAAGTAAAAGTTTTTGACTGGTTCAGAATTATTTTTGTAGAAAACAAAGGAATGGCATGGGGAGTAGAGCTCCCTGGTAATTACGGGAAACTAATCCTGACATTATTCAGGCTTGTTGCTATTACAGGTATTGCCTATTGGTTATACGACTCTATTCGCAAAAATAGTGCTCCAATCCTTACCTTTTGTATTGCATTGATTTTTGCCGGTGCTTTTGGAAATATTGTAGACTCTCTTTTTTACGGTTTATTATTCAATGAAAGTACTGCTGTACAAGTTGCACAGTTCCTTCCTGAAGGTGGAGGGTATGAAACTCTTTTCTATGGGAAGGTTGTCGACATGATCCAGTTTCCATTGTACAATGACATCCTGCCTGAATGGATCCCATTTATAGGAGGCACTCACTTTTCCTTTTTTGACCCTGTATTTAATATTGCTGATTCAGCTATTAGCATTGGTGTTTTTCTTCTCATTATCTTCAACAAAAAGGCATTCCCTAAAAAAGAGGCATAA
- the uvrC gene encoding excinuclease ABC subunit UvrC, whose product MDTPSLDIQIKTLPSSPGVYQYYDKDNKLLYIGKAKNLKKRVSSYFTKHHDSYRINVLVKKINTIKHIVVETETDALLLENNLIKKHQPRFNVMLKDDKTYPWICIKKERFPRVFLTRNLIKDGSEYFGPYTSVKTVHTLLELIKGLYPIRTCNYDLSPHKIQNGKYKVCLEYHLGNCLGPCEDMQSEEAYINNIEAIRQIIKGNFKESLHQFWKQMMLHSENMEFEEAQQIKEKIDVLKNYQARSTIVNPKINNVDVFSIISDESYGYVNFLQLSHGSIIRSHTMEIKKKLSESDKELLELSIIEIRQRFNSRSKEIFSSIKVNVGDTIKVTVPQLGDKKKIVDLSVRNAKYYRQERFKQIKITDPDRHVNRLLAQIKKDLRLPVTPTHIECFDNSNIQGTNPVAACVVFKNAKPSKKDYRKFNIKTVEGPNDFASMEEVVYRRYKRLLDEEQPLPQLIIVDGGKGQLSSGLKALETLGLRGKITIIGIAKRLEEIYYPGDSIPLYLDKKSESLKVIQHLRNEAHRFGITFHRQKRSKAALNTELENIPGIGEKTVVELLKHFRSLAVIKKASKEELSEVIGNSKALKVYNYYLSKKE is encoded by the coding sequence ATGGATACACCTTCTTTAGACATACAAATTAAAACATTACCCTCTAGTCCCGGAGTATATCAATATTATGATAAGGACAACAAACTCCTATATATTGGTAAAGCAAAAAACCTAAAGAAAAGGGTATCTTCTTATTTCACTAAACACCATGATAGCTACAGAATCAATGTACTGGTCAAAAAGATTAACACCATAAAACACATAGTAGTCGAAACAGAAACAGATGCCTTACTACTAGAAAATAATCTTATAAAAAAACACCAACCTCGATTCAATGTCATGTTGAAAGATGACAAAACCTACCCATGGATTTGCATCAAAAAAGAACGATTCCCAAGAGTATTCCTAACCAGAAATCTCATAAAGGATGGCTCTGAATATTTTGGTCCTTATACCAGCGTAAAAACTGTTCACACTTTATTAGAATTGATAAAAGGATTATACCCTATAAGGACCTGCAATTACGATTTATCACCTCATAAAATTCAAAATGGTAAATATAAAGTTTGCCTGGAGTATCATTTGGGGAACTGCTTAGGCCCCTGCGAGGATATGCAAAGTGAAGAAGCCTATATCAATAACATAGAAGCGATTCGACAGATTATCAAAGGAAACTTCAAAGAATCCTTACATCAGTTTTGGAAACAAATGATGCTTCACTCCGAAAATATGGAGTTCGAAGAAGCTCAGCAAATCAAAGAGAAAATAGACGTTCTAAAAAATTACCAGGCACGTTCTACCATTGTCAATCCAAAAATTAATAATGTAGATGTGTTCTCTATCATATCCGATGAATCTTATGGGTATGTCAATTTTCTCCAACTCTCACATGGTTCAATTATCAGATCTCATACCATGGAGATAAAGAAAAAGCTCAGTGAAAGCGATAAAGAGCTTCTGGAGCTTTCTATTATTGAAATCAGACAGCGGTTTAACTCCAGGTCCAAAGAGATTTTTTCATCCATTAAGGTCAATGTAGGGGATACCATAAAAGTAACTGTTCCTCAACTAGGTGATAAAAAGAAAATAGTAGACCTCTCTGTTAGAAATGCAAAATATTACCGTCAAGAACGTTTTAAACAAATAAAAATAACGGATCCTGATCGACATGTAAATCGATTATTAGCACAGATCAAAAAGGATTTACGACTTCCGGTTACTCCTACACACATAGAATGCTTTGACAACTCGAATATACAAGGAACAAACCCAGTAGCTGCCTGCGTGGTTTTTAAAAATGCTAAGCCTAGTAAAAAAGACTATCGAAAATTCAATATAAAAACCGTGGAAGGCCCTAATGATTTTGCTTCTATGGAAGAGGTTGTATATCGCAGATACAAAAGATTACTGGATGAAGAACAGCCCTTGCCTCAGTTAATCATTGTAGACGGAGGAAAAGGACAACTTTCTTCTGGACTAAAAGCTTTAGAAACATTAGGTCTTCGAGGAAAAATTACCATTATCGGAATTGCCAAGCGCCTGGAAGAAATCTATTATCCAGGAGATTCTATTCCGTTATATCTGGATAAAAAATCAGAAAGCCTTAAAGTAATCCAACACTTGAGGAATGAGGCCCATCGTTTTGGAATTACTTTCCATAGACAAAAAAGAAGTAAAGCTGCTCTTAACACTGAATTAGAAAACATTCCCGGCATCGGAGAAAAAACAGTCGTGGAACTACTGAAACATTTTAGGTCATTAGCCGTCATTAAAAAAGCATCTAAAGAAGAACTTTCCGAAGTAATCGGAAATTCCAAAGCCCTAAAAGTTTATAATTATTATCTTTCAAAAAAAGAATAA
- a CDS encoding amidohydrolase, with amino-acid sequence MNNILHLALFQSHLAWENPVQNRAVLGKKIHAVNEGIDIVVLPEMFTSGFTMNPYEVAEAPEGETIKWMKQLAGEKKIAICGSLTVIEEGAYYNRFVFVEPSGKMHTYNKRQLFTLAKEHQVYKAGSDQLVIMYKGWRIRPLICYDLRFPVWARNTQEYDVLLYVASWPKIRIEAWDTLLKARAIENMSYCIGVNRVGLDGNGYEYNGHSRVFDMLGKELSDASLLEKESVIYTSLDKNHLDKTRKKFPFLEDADRFTIHL; translated from the coding sequence ATGAATAATATACTTCATCTTGCGTTATTTCAAAGTCACTTAGCATGGGAGAATCCAGTTCAAAACAGGGCAGTTTTAGGTAAAAAAATACATGCTGTAAATGAAGGAATAGATATTGTCGTCCTTCCAGAAATGTTTACTTCTGGATTTACGATGAATCCATATGAAGTAGCAGAAGCCCCAGAAGGAGAAACTATTAAATGGATGAAGCAGTTAGCTGGAGAAAAGAAGATAGCTATTTGCGGAAGTTTAACCGTTATAGAGGAGGGAGCGTATTACAATCGTTTTGTATTTGTAGAACCCAGTGGAAAAATGCATACATATAATAAACGACAATTATTTACGCTGGCAAAAGAACATCAGGTATATAAAGCCGGATCGGATCAGTTAGTAATAATGTATAAAGGGTGGCGAATACGACCATTGATTTGTTATGATCTAAGATTTCCGGTATGGGCGAGAAATACTCAGGAATATGATGTGCTGCTATATGTGGCAAGTTGGCCTAAAATCAGAATTGAAGCCTGGGATACTTTATTAAAAGCCAGAGCAATTGAGAATATGTCATATTGCATCGGGGTTAATAGGGTCGGACTCGATGGGAATGGATATGAATATAATGGGCATTCCCGGGTATTTGATATGCTTGGAAAAGAGTTGTCAGATGCCAGTTTGCTGGAAAAAGAGAGTGTAATTTACACATCTCTTGATAAAAACCATCTCGATAAGACTCGAAAAAAATTCCCGTTTCTGGAAGATGCTGATCGTTTTACGATTCATCTTTAA
- a CDS encoding RimK/LysX family protein produces the protein MENKKIIIGRTDKADFPLLELYGIDIKIDTGAYTSSIHCLHIKEKKKELQCCFLDQSYPEYNGKQFVFKNYDITAVKSSNGEIEERYVVKTKICLFKKVNPITLTLSSRRDMRFPVLLGRKFLSGKYIVDTALEDQSYNFCTNEY, from the coding sequence TTGGAGAATAAAAAAATTATAATAGGAAGAACAGATAAAGCAGATTTTCCGCTGTTGGAATTGTACGGTATTGATATAAAGATTGATACCGGAGCATACACCTCTTCTATTCATTGTTTACACATAAAAGAAAAGAAGAAAGAGCTTCAGTGTTGTTTTTTGGATCAGAGTTATCCGGAGTATAACGGGAAGCAATTTGTTTTTAAAAATTATGATATTACCGCTGTCAAGAGCAGTAATGGCGAAATAGAAGAACGCTATGTGGTAAAAACAAAAATATGTTTATTTAAAAAGGTTAATCCAATAACACTCACATTATCTTCGCGCAGAGATATGCGTTTTCCGGTTTTATTAGGGCGTAAATTTCTCAGTGGTAAGTATATTGTTGATACAGCATTAGAGGATCAATCATATAATTTCTGTACGAATGAATATTAA
- the ileS gene encoding isoleucine--tRNA ligase has protein sequence MSTKFTEYKGLDLPKVAEDILDFWQKNNIFEKSITERENAAPFVFFEGPPSANGLPGIHHVMARAIKDIFCRYKTQKGYQVKRKAGWDTHGLPVELGVEKELGITKEDIGKKISIEEYNEACKKAVMRYTDIWNDLTEKIGYWVDMEDPYITYKSKYMESVWWLLSQIYKKGLLYKGYTIQPYSPKAGTGLSSHELNQPGTYQDVTDTTVVAQFKAKKETLPSLFADVEGDIHFLAWTTTPWTLPSNTALTVGPKIDYVLVKTYNQYTFEPIQVILAKNLVGKQFSGKFVLAESEEALTNFKQGDKKIPYIITKECKGADLAEIRYEQLLDFVLPNDTPENAFRVITGDFVTTEDGTGIVHTAPTFGADDALVAKQATPEVPPMLVKDDNGNLVPLVDLQGKFTKHVGEFAGKYVKNEYYNEGEAPEKSVDVEIAIKLKIENKAFKVEKYVHSYPNCWRTDKPILYYPLDSWFIKVTDFKDRMHELNLGINWKPKATGEGRFGNWLANANDWNLSRSRFWGIPLPIWRTEDRKEEIIIGSVEELKAEMEKAVKAGVLDRDLFADFVVGDMSEENYDKIDLHKNVVDNITLVSDSGKPMKRESDLIDVWFDSGAMPYAQWHYPFENKEKVESGDRKADFIAEGVDQTRGWFYTLHAIGTMIFDDVAYKNVVSNGLVLDKNGQKMSKRLGNAVDPFETLKTYGPDATRWYMISNANPWDNLKFDSEGIAEVRRKFFGTLYNTYSFFSLYANIDNFTYNEEDVPLAERPEIDRWILSELHSLIKNVDAYYNDYEPTKATRAISDFVQENLSNWFVRLSRRRYWKGDYQQDKISAYQTLYTCMLTVAKLGAPVAPFFMDRLYKDLTKYTNKESHESVHLSTFPEFDEKFVDKALERKMQKAQIISSLVLSLRQKEKIKVRQPLQRIMIPILTNEERDEISQIADLIKNEVNVKDIELIDDASGILVKQIKPNFKALGPRFGKDMKLIASEIQKLDQKSIKTLEQTGRFDIEINDKIITLETSDVEISSQDIEGWLVANSGPLTVALDVTITPELKKEGIARELINRIQNIRKDSGFEVTDKIEIVFQENEIIRDAISTNEAYIKNETLTKTIDFAEDIINGTEIAFDDIATQLLIKKH, from the coding sequence ATGAGCACTAAGTTTACTGAATACAAAGGACTTGACTTGCCAAAAGTGGCAGAAGACATACTTGATTTTTGGCAGAAAAATAATATTTTCGAAAAGAGTATCACCGAACGGGAAAACGCAGCACCTTTTGTGTTTTTTGAAGGACCGCCATCGGCAAATGGACTTCCTGGTATTCACCACGTTATGGCTCGTGCGATTAAAGATATTTTCTGTAGATACAAAACACAAAAAGGATATCAGGTAAAGCGAAAAGCTGGATGGGACACACATGGTCTTCCTGTAGAACTTGGTGTAGAAAAGGAATTAGGAATCACCAAAGAAGATATCGGCAAAAAAATCAGTATAGAAGAATATAACGAAGCTTGTAAAAAAGCGGTAATGCGTTATACCGACATCTGGAATGATCTCACAGAAAAAATAGGATATTGGGTTGATATGGAAGACCCATATATTACCTATAAGTCCAAATATATGGAGAGTGTGTGGTGGCTTCTTTCTCAGATATACAAAAAAGGACTACTGTATAAAGGATATACAATACAACCGTATTCTCCAAAAGCAGGGACAGGATTAAGTTCTCATGAACTTAATCAACCCGGAACATATCAGGATGTAACAGACACTACTGTTGTCGCTCAGTTCAAAGCAAAAAAAGAAACACTTCCTTCGCTATTTGCAGATGTAGAAGGAGACATTCATTTCCTTGCCTGGACCACGACTCCCTGGACACTTCCCTCTAATACAGCCCTTACCGTAGGACCAAAAATTGATTATGTGCTTGTAAAAACTTATAATCAATATACTTTTGAACCTATTCAGGTAATCTTGGCTAAAAACCTGGTTGGAAAACAATTTTCAGGAAAGTTTGTCCTTGCCGAATCAGAAGAAGCTCTTACTAATTTTAAACAAGGAGATAAGAAAATCCCTTACATTATCACCAAAGAATGTAAAGGAGCAGATTTAGCAGAAATCAGATATGAACAACTTTTAGATTTTGTATTACCAAACGATACTCCTGAAAATGCTTTTCGAGTAATTACAGGAGATTTTGTCACTACAGAAGATGGAACAGGAATTGTTCACACAGCTCCTACCTTTGGTGCAGACGATGCCCTGGTTGCCAAACAAGCAACTCCTGAGGTTCCTCCAATGTTAGTAAAAGATGACAACGGAAACCTGGTACCACTTGTAGACCTGCAAGGTAAGTTTACAAAACACGTTGGAGAGTTTGCCGGAAAATATGTAAAGAATGAATACTACAATGAGGGAGAGGCTCCGGAAAAATCAGTCGATGTAGAGATCGCAATCAAATTAAAAATAGAAAATAAGGCCTTCAAGGTTGAAAAATACGTGCACAGTTACCCTAATTGCTGGAGAACTGACAAGCCTATACTATACTATCCATTAGACTCTTGGTTTATAAAGGTCACGGACTTTAAAGATCGTATGCACGAATTAAACCTGGGAATCAACTGGAAACCTAAAGCTACAGGAGAAGGACGATTCGGAAACTGGCTTGCCAATGCTAATGACTGGAACTTATCCCGTTCTCGTTTTTGGGGAATTCCATTACCGATCTGGAGAACTGAAGACAGAAAAGAAGAAATCATCATTGGTTCTGTAGAGGAATTAAAAGCTGAAATGGAAAAGGCTGTAAAAGCAGGAGTATTGGATCGTGATCTTTTTGCAGACTTTGTCGTAGGAGATATGAGCGAAGAGAACTATGATAAAATAGATCTTCATAAAAATGTAGTAGACAATATAACGCTGGTTTCTGATTCAGGAAAACCAATGAAGAGAGAAAGCGACCTTATTGATGTTTGGTTTGATTCTGGAGCGATGCCATATGCACAATGGCATTACCCATTCGAAAACAAAGAAAAAGTAGAATCCGGAGACAGAAAAGCCGATTTTATAGCAGAAGGAGTAGACCAGACACGAGGTTGGTTCTACACGCTACATGCTATCGGAACAATGATCTTCGATGATGTTGCCTATAAAAATGTCGTTTCAAACGGGCTAGTACTCGACAAAAATGGTCAGAAAATGTCAAAACGACTAGGGAATGCGGTCGATCCTTTTGAAACATTAAAAACATACGGACCTGATGCTACCAGATGGTATATGATTAGTAATGCAAATCCCTGGGATAACCTAAAATTTGATTCAGAAGGAATTGCTGAAGTACGTCGTAAATTCTTTGGTACGCTATACAATACGTATTCTTTTTTTAGTTTGTATGCCAACATCGATAACTTTACCTATAATGAAGAAGATGTCCCATTAGCAGAACGACCAGAGATAGACCGATGGATTTTAAGTGAACTTCATTCGCTGATCAAAAATGTAGATGCGTATTACAACGATTACGAACCAACAAAAGCCACCAGAGCCATTTCAGACTTTGTACAGGAAAACTTAAGCAACTGGTTTGTTCGATTAAGCAGAAGAAGATACTGGAAAGGAGATTACCAACAGGATAAAATTTCTGCATATCAGACCTTATACACCTGTATGCTTACTGTTGCCAAATTAGGAGCTCCTGTAGCCCCTTTCTTTATGGATCGCCTTTATAAAGATTTGACAAAATACACCAATAAAGAATCACATGAGAGTGTGCATCTGTCTACATTCCCTGAATTTGATGAAAAATTTGTAGACAAGGCTTTAGAACGCAAAATGCAAAAGGCACAGATTATATCATCCCTAGTGCTTTCACTACGTCAAAAAGAAAAAATAAAAGTACGTCAACCACTTCAGCGAATTATGATTCCGATCCTTACAAATGAAGAAAGAGACGAAATTTCGCAAATCGCTGATTTAATTAAAAATGAGGTAAATGTAAAAGACATTGAACTTATAGACGATGCTTCGGGAATCCTCGTTAAGCAAATAAAACCTAATTTTAAAGCATTAGGCCCTCGTTTCGGAAAAGACATGAAGCTGATTGCCAGTGAAATACAAAAATTAGATCAAAAAAGTATCAAAACCCTAGAACAAACTGGTCGTTTTGACATAGAAATTAATGATAAAATTATTACCTTAGAGACAAGTGATGTTGAGATTAGCTCACAAGATATCGAAGGTTGGCTGGTTGCTAATTCTGGTCCATTGACCGTTGCACTGGACGTAACGATTACACCGGAACTAAAAAAGGAAGGTATCGCCAGAGAGCTTATCAACAGAATACAAAACATTCGTAAGGATAGTGGCTTTGAAGTGACAGATAAGATAGAAATCGTTTTCCAGGAAAATGAAATCATCAGAGACGCTATCAGTACTAATGAAGCGTACATTAAAAATGAAACTTTAACCAAAACAATTGATTTTGCGGAAGATATAATAAATGGTACAGAAATTGCGTTTGATGACATCGCAACCCAATTGTTAATTAAAAAACATTAA
- a CDS encoding succinylglutamate desuccinylase/aspartoacylase family protein, giving the protein MNKEEDVLNILGEQIKLGVSKTINFNIANLFTSTKVEIPIIIERSKNPGPTVLITGGIHGDEINGVEVVRQVIAKKINKPKKGTIICVPVLNVFGFLNMNRFFPDGRDLNRIFPGKKNGSLASRFAYQFVNEILPVADICLDFHTGGGSRFNAPHIRVAPGDDQLIALSKVFNAPFTLLSKNLKGSYRNTCTKMGKDILLFEGGKSMSSNKDIAREGVYGTIRVLDYLGMLDTNFKISEIRRETIVIKKSTWVRAKYSGLLHVKIPYGKKVVKDEVLATITDPYGKKRYEVKAPNEGYIINVNEAPIVYKGDAILHITTELLESKNDETRITS; this is encoded by the coding sequence ATGAATAAAGAAGAAGATGTTCTTAATATCTTAGGTGAGCAAATAAAATTAGGGGTTAGTAAAACTATTAATTTTAATATTGCGAATCTGTTTACCTCTACAAAGGTCGAAATTCCGATTATCATAGAACGATCAAAAAATCCAGGTCCCACAGTTTTGATAACAGGAGGGATTCATGGAGATGAGATTAATGGGGTTGAAGTTGTGCGACAGGTAATAGCCAAAAAAATAAATAAACCAAAAAAAGGGACGATCATTTGTGTTCCCGTATTAAATGTATTTGGTTTTTTGAATATGAATCGATTCTTTCCGGATGGAAGAGATCTTAATAGAATATTTCCAGGAAAGAAAAATGGTTCTTTAGCGAGTAGGTTTGCCTATCAGTTTGTAAATGAGATTCTCCCGGTTGCGGATATCTGTCTGGATTTCCACACAGGAGGAGGAAGCCGTTTTAATGCACCCCATATACGTGTGGCGCCAGGAGATGATCAGCTAATCGCTTTATCTAAAGTGTTTAATGCTCCCTTTACCTTATTGTCTAAAAATCTTAAAGGTTCTTATCGGAACACCTGTACAAAGATGGGGAAAGATATTTTGTTGTTTGAAGGAGGAAAATCAATGAGCAGTAATAAGGATATTGCCAGAGAAGGAGTGTATGGTACGATTAGGGTATTGGATTACTTAGGGATGCTGGATACGAATTTTAAAATATCAGAAATAAGAAGAGAGACAATTGTAATAAAGAAGAGTACCTGGGTGAGAGCAAAATATAGTGGACTTTTACATGTGAAAATTCCTTATGGAAAAAAAGTGGTAAAAGATGAGGTATTGGCAACAATTACAGATCCGTATGGAAAAAAGAGATATGAAGTAAAAGCCCCTAATGAAGGGTATATTATTAATGTGAATGAAGCTCCAATAGTATATAAAGGAGATGCGATTCTTCATATAACCACAGAACTTTTAGAAAGTAAAAATGACGAAACAAGAATTACGAGTTAA
- a CDS encoding 5-formyltetrahydrofolate cyclo-ligase has product MTKQELRVKYKLLRAAIDEEELEEMSMEIANRLLQLPIWQLSTYHLFLSIKKQKEINTEFILHILQGKDKNVVISKSDFELYTLSHILLTDNTVMKVNKWGIPEPVDGIKMDERQLEVVFVPLLVFDEQGNRIGYGKGFYDRFLASCNSETIKIGLSVFPAEEIIEGVLPTDIRLDYCVTPEKIYQFEK; this is encoded by the coding sequence ATGACGAAACAAGAATTACGAGTTAAATATAAATTACTTAGAGCAGCTATAGATGAAGAAGAATTGGAAGAGATGAGTATGGAAATTGCCAACAGATTATTGCAATTACCCATCTGGCAATTATCGACCTATCATCTTTTTTTATCTATTAAAAAACAGAAAGAAATCAACACGGAATTTATTCTCCATATTTTACAGGGTAAGGATAAGAACGTGGTCATTTCAAAAAGCGATTTTGAGCTATATACCCTTTCCCATATCTTACTCACTGATAATACTGTGATGAAAGTCAATAAATGGGGCATACCCGAGCCGGTAGATGGAATCAAAATGGATGAAAGACAATTAGAAGTAGTATTTGTACCACTATTAGTATTTGATGAACAAGGAAATCGAATTGGTTATGGCAAAGGGTTCTATGATCGGTTTTTAGCAAGTTGTAACTCCGAAACAATAAAGATAGGATTGTCTGTGTTTCCTGCTGAAGAAATAATAGAAGGAGTATTGCCTACAGATATCCGCTTGGATTATTGTGTTACTCCGGAAAAAATATATCAGTTCGAAAAATAA